In Natronococcus sp. AD-5, the genomic window GTCGACGGCGCCGACCGGATGGGCGAGATGATCGACGCGCTGCTCGCGTACTCGCGGATCGAAACCCAGGGCCAGGAGTTCGAACCGGTCGACCTGGACGCCGTCATCGAGGACGTGCTCGACGACCTCCAGTTGCAACTCCGGGAAACCGACGCGGCGGTCTCGGCGGAGTCGTTACCCCGCGTCGAGGGAGACAGGGACCAACTGCGGCAGGTGTTCCAGAACCTGGTCGAGAACGCGATCGTGTACTGCGGGGACGAGCCGCCGGAGATCGAGATCGTCGCCGAACGAGACGACGAGCGGTGCGTGATATCCGTCAGCGACGACGGGATCGGGATCGATCCGGATGAGACCGACCGAATCTTCGAGATCTTCGAGCGTCTCCACGGCCAGGAGGAGCACGACGGCACCGGGATCGGGCTCGCGCTGTGTGAGCGGATCGTTGAGCGCCACGGCGGCGAGATCCGGGTCGACTCCGAACCCGGCGGCGGGTCGACGTTCTCGTTCACGCTGCCGGCGGCGGACGCGACCGACGAGTGACGCCGATCGCGTGATCGGCGAGCGCGGAGCGCCGCGTCGCCGAAGCCACACCGATTATGAGCCCGCCGGATCGACTATCGGCCATGACGATGGACGTTTTCGGACTGATCGGCAACCCCGTCGGACACTCGCTCTCGCCGCCGATGCACGAGGCGGCCTACGACGACCTCGGCCTCGAGGCGCGATACGTCACCTTCGAACCCGCTTCCGACGAGATCGAGGACGCGATCCGCGGCGCCGACGCGCTCGGCGTTCGCGGGCTGAACGTGACGATTCCGTTCAAGCGGGACGTCCTCGAACTCGTCGACGCGGACGAGCTGGCGGCCCGGATCGGCGCGGTGAACACGATCGACTTCTCCGGCGACGCGCCGACCGGCCACAACACCGACGCCGCCGGCGCGCTGCGCGCGCTCCGCGACCACGACGTCGACCTCGAGGGCGCAGACGCGGTGATCGTCGGCGCCGGCGGCGCCGGCCGGGCGATTTCGTTCGGACTCGCCGACGCGGGAGGGACGGTGACGATCGCGAACCGGACCGAGTCGACGGCTCGCGAACTCGCCGACGAGGTGCCCGGCGCGTCGGAGCGAGGGCTCGAGAACCTCGCCGACCCGCTCGCGGACGCCGACGTGCTCGTCAACGCGACGAGCGTCGGGATGGAGGAGGACGCGACGCCGGTTCCGGCCGACGCGCTCCACGGCGACCTCGCCGTGATGGACGCCGTCTACCGTCCGCTCGAGACCCGGCTGCTTCGCGACGCCGCCGCCGCCGGGGCGACGACCGTCGACGGGGCCTGGATGTTGCTCTATCAGGGCGTCGAGGCGTTCGAGCTGTGGACGGGGCGCGAGGCGCCGGTCGCAGCGATGAACGAGGCGCTCCGATCGCGGCTCTGAGCAGCGCCCGCGGGAACGGTCGCTCGCGCTGGTATCAGGCGAATTTAAGTGATGGGAGGGGACTATATCCAGCTAATGGCAATCCTCCAAAAGCTGAAGTCGCTGTTGGGGTTCGACGACTCGGGCTCGGAGCGAGGGGAGAGAGAGGTCGGGGTAACGGTCGAGCGGGAACGGACGGGCACAGCCGAAGCCGAGGAATCGGCGGCGGCCGACACCGACGCCGCGGCGTCGACCGATTCGATGACGGAACCGTCGGACGCCCCGGACGAGCCGGCGGAACCGGCGGAAGCGACGGGGCCGGATCAGACGGACGCGGCGCCGGAAGAGGAGAAGGTACCCGGCGGAGCGGACGTCGAGGAAGTTACGGAAGAGACCGACGAGGAACCCGCGGAACCGACGGAGACGGAAACCGAAACGGAAACGGACGCAGAAGCGGACGTCGACGCCGACGCCGAGCCCGCGGCCGAAACGGACGAGCAGAGCGACCCCGTCGACGTGATCAAGGGCATCGGTCCCGCCTACGCCGACCGGCTGGCCGATGCGGGCGTCGAAACCGTCGCCGACCTCGCGGACGCCGACGCCGCCGAACTCGAGTCCGAGACCGACATCTCGGAGAAGCGCATCCAGGGCTGGATCGACCGGGCGCAGGTCCGATAACGAACGCTCGCTCTCTACTCTTCGCCGTCTGGTTTTCGTCACGCGACTCGAGCCCGGAACCGCAAGAGAATTAGGCGTACGCTCCGTCAGCGAGGGTATGAGCGATCCGCGCGTCGTCACGTCCGTCGACTCGTTTCGCGCCGCCGCCCGCGGCGCCCTCGAGTCCGGCGGAGTGGCCGAGGCGACGCGCACGATCCGCGTTCCCGTCGAAATTCGCGTCGAAGGCGTCGACCCGTTCTCGGCGTACCGACGGGCGCGCGAGGAATCCGGCGGCGTCTATCTCGAGACGACCGGCGGTCAGCCCGGCTGGGGCTACTTCGGCATCGACCCGGTCGACCGTCTCACGGTCGGCCCCGACGCGACGGCGTGGGAACGAAACGGCGAGTCGCCGACGCTCGCCGCGCTCGAGGGCCTGCTCGAGCGCGACCGACTCGTCCGCGGCGACTGCGACGTTCCCTACCCCTGCGGCGCGGTCGGCTGGCTCTCCTACGACGTCGCGCGCGAACTCGAGGCGCTGCCGGCGTCGGCCGTCGACGACCGAGGGCTGCCGCGGCTCGAACTGGGAGTTTACGACCGCCTGGCGGCCTGGAAGGCGCCGGCGGATGCGACGACCGATGAGATCACGCTCCGGATCACCGCCTGTCCGCGGCTCTCCGGTGACGACGTCTCGACGACCGACCTCGAGGCCGCCTACGAGCGCGGCCGCGAGCGAGCGCTCGCGCTCGCTCGCGCGTGTCTCGAGGGCGATCCGGGGATCGGCGAGGCGCCGGTCGACGCCGCCGAAGCGAACTTCGAGAGCGACTGCGGCCGCGACGCGTTCGCCGACCGCGTCCGTCGGGTCAAGGAGTACGTCCGCGACGGCGACACCTTTCAGGCGAACGTCTCCCAGCGGCTGGTCGCCCCCGCCGCGGTGCACCCCGTCGCCGCCTACGACGCCCTGCGGCGGGTGAACCCGGCGCCCTACTCGGGGCTGCTCGAGTTTCGATCCGCCGACCTGGTGAGCGCGAGTCCCGAACTCTTGCTCGATCGCGACGGCGACTTCGTCAGAACGGAACCCATCGCGGGAACTCGACCCCGGGGCGAGACCCCGGCCGAAGACGACGCGCTCGAGGAGGAGTTACGAACCGACGAGAAGGAACGCGCCGAGCACGCGATGCTCGTCGACCTCGAGCGCAACGACTTCGGCAAAGTCAGCGAGTACGGTTCCGTCGCGGTCGACGAGTACCGACGGGTCGACCGCTACTCCGAGGTGATGCACCTCGTCTCGAACGTGACCGGTCGGCTCCGTCCGAACGCGACGCTCGCGGACGCCGTCGCGGCCACGTTCCCGGGCGGGACGATCACCGGCGCGCCCAAGCCCCGGACGATGGAGATCATCGACGAACTCGAGGCGACCCGGCGCGGCCCCTACACCGGCAGCGTCGGGATCTTCGGCTTCGACGGCCGCGCGACGCTCTCCATCACCATCCGGACGCTCGTTCGCCACGCCGACGAGTACCACCTCCGGGTCGGCGCGGGGATCGTCCACGACTCGGTGCCGAACCGGGAGTACGACGAGACCCTCGACAAGGCGCGGGCGCTGCTCACCGCCATCGACGAGGCGCTCGGCGAGCGAGCAGAAATGGCGCTCGAGGCGGACGGAGGTAAGGGAGATGAGTGACGAGCACAGCACCCGCGAGCGAGCGAATCCGCGGCGCTTCGCGCCGCGGGAAGGCGAACAGCAGGGCAGTAAGCCAGCGAGTGACCTCAGCAAAAGGGTGCTGGTCATCGACAACTACGACTCCTTCGCGTACAATCTCGTCCAGTACGTCGCCGAAGCGATCGCTTCAGCGGGCCCTGCGACGTCGTCGCAGGACGTCGGCGAAGTCGCCGACGAGGTCGTCGTCCGGCGCAACGACGAGATCGACCTCGAGGGCGTTCGAGACCTCGACCCGACGGGAATCGTCGTCTCGCCGGGACCGGGGACGCCTCGGGAAGCCGGCGTCTCGATCCCGCTGTTCGCCGAGACCGAGTATCCGATCCTCGGCGTCTGTCTCGGCCACCAGGCGCTGTGTGCGGCCGAAGGCGCTCCGGTCGTCCGCGCGCCACACGTCGTCCACGGGAAACCGTCGACGGTCTCCCACGACGGCGAGGGACTCTTCGCGGGCCTCCCGGAGACGTTCCAGGTCGGCCGCTACCACTCGCTTGCGGTCGAGCGCGAGGACCTGCCGGGGACGCTCGTCGAGACCGCCCGGACGACCGACGAGCGCGGCGTCCTGATGGCGGTTCGCCACCGCGAGAAGCCCCACCTCGGCGTCCAGTTCCACCCCGAGAGCATCCTCACGCGGGGCCACGAGGACGCCGCCGAGGGAGACGGCACCTCGCTCGCGGCCGGCAAGCGGATGATAGCGAACTTCTGTGAATTCGCCGCCGGCCGCGAGTCGACCGAATCGAACCGAGGGTGAGCCGATGGACGACGAGTTGCTGTACCACGTCGACGGCGAACTCGTCCCCGCCGGCGAGGCGACCGTCAGCGTCGACGACCGCGGCTTTCGTTACGGCGACGCCGCCTTCGAAACCTTGCGCGCCTACGGCGGGACGATGTTCGAGTGGGAGGCCCACCTCGAGCGCCTCGAGCGAACCTGCGACGCGCTGTCGCTCGAGCACGGCCTCTCGGCGGCCGACCTCCGCGAGCGAGTCCGGGAAACGCTCGCGGCCAACGGCCTCGCGGACGCCTACGTGCGACTGTCGATCACCCGCGGCGTCCAGCCGGGGAAGCTGACGCCCCAACCGGAGGTCGACCCCACGGTCGTCGTCTACGTCGCGCCGCTCCCATGCGGCGGCCTCGAGGGCGAGTCCGTCTGGGACGGCCCGGCGACGGTCCGGTCCGTCGAGACCAGGCGGGTTCCCGACGCGGCGCTTCCGGCGGGTGCGAAGACCCACAACTACCTGAACGGGATCCTCGCGCGGGCGGAACTCGAGGGCGACGCCGACGAGGCCCTGCTCTTCGATCTCGAGGGGAACGTCGCCGAGGGGGCGACGAGCAACCTGTTTTTCGTCAGCGACGGCGCGCTCCACACGCCGACGACCGACGGCGATGTGCTGCCGGGGATCACCCGCGAGATCGTCCTCGAGCTAGCCGGCGAGATCGACGTACCGACCGAGGAGGGACGGTACGGGCTCGAGGACGTCCTCGCAGCCGACGAGGCGTTTCTCACGAACCGGACCTGGGAGATTCGGCCGATCGGCTCTATCGACGGAACTGGGATCGGCGGGGGATCGCTGACCGAGCGGCTCGCGAACCGGTACGGCGAGCGCGTCGAACGAGCCTGCTATCGGTAGTCTCGTCGGCCCGCTACTCCGAATCCCGACCGCTGGGGAACCGAAGCGGAACCACCCGGCCTGCAGCGGTCAGCCCGAGCCCGCAGCCGAGCGCTCCCGGAACGTAGCTCGGCCACTCGAGTCGACCGAAGACGAGCAGCTCGAAGGCGGCGATGGAAACGTATGCAAAGAGGGTCCACGGCACGAACGAGCGAAGGAAAGAACGGCCCATTCGTCTCGAGGTAGCGCTTCTCGGCTCATAACAGTTCACCTCTCCAACGTCTATTCGAGCACCCGTTTAGGCGAGCGGTTCGTGCGGCCGACCCGACTCGATCCCCGCCTCGAGTGCCGCTTGCAACAGCTTCAAGCACCGCACAGTGCGAGTTCGAAGCGTGTTCTCGAGGGGGCGCCGGCGGCTGCTCGAGGTCTGGCGGCGGATATTCGACCTCTCGTGGCCCGTGATGGCCGAGCAGTTTCTCCGGACGCTGATGCGGACGACGGACGTGGCCGTCACGGGGCTCTTCTCGCCGGCGGCGGTCGCAGCCGTCGGCCTGGCGGACCTGTACGCCCGGCTTCCCCTCCGGATCGGGTTGGGGCTGGGTAGCGGCGTCATCGCGCTCTCGAGCCAGGACACCGGAAGCGGCGCGACCGGCAACCGGGACGAGGCGATCGCGCAGGCGGTGCTGATCGGCGCGCTGGCGGGGATCCCGTTCGTGCTCTTCGGCTTCCTCCTCGGCCAGTGGGCGATCCGAATTCTGGGTGCCGAAGCGGAAGTCGCCCGCACGGGCGGGATCTACCTGGCGATCATCTTCGCGACGAGCCCGGCCCGACACGTCGCGATCATCGCCGCGCGGTCGATCCAGGGGGGCGGCGACACGCGAACGCCGATGTACGTCAACGGGGTCTCGAACGCGCTCAACATCGTGGGGACGGTCATCCTCGGACTCGGGCTCGGTCCGGCACCGGAGCTCCACATCGTCGGCGTCGGCGTCGCGACCGCCTTCGGAAACGTCTTCTCCGCGCTCGCGCTCGTCGGGGTCATCCACTCGTCGTGGACGCCCGCCGGCTTTGCCCGCCCCGCCCGGTTGACGATCACCAGGCAGTTGCTCGCGATCAGCGCGCCGCGGATCGTCGAGGGAATGGTGACGTTCGCGCTGGAGTTCCCGTTCAACTCGATCCTGCTCCTGTTCGGGACCGAGGTCAACGCGGCCTACCAGATCGGCCGGCGCGTCCACCAGCAGCTCACCGCGCCGCTCTCGCGTGGCTACCGTACCGGCACGAGCATCGTCGTCGGGCAGAGCCTCGGCGACGGCGATCCCGCCCGAGCGCGGTACGACGGCTGGGCCGCGGCCGCGCTCGGGCTCGTAACCGTCGGCTCGCTCGGCGTCGTCCTCTTCGTGCGAGCCGAGTGGCTGGTCGCCCTGTTCACCGACGATCCGGGGACGCTCTCGTACGCGGCCGGCTTCGCGAAAGCTTACGCCGCGGCGGCGCCGGTCACCGTCCTGTACGTCGTCCTCGCGGGGGCGCTGACCAGCGGCAGTGACACGATGACGCCGCTCGTCGCCCGCGTGACGGGGATGTTCTTCGGGATGCTCGGGATCTCGTACGTCGTCGGCATTCGCCTCGGCTACGGCGTGCCGGCGATCTACGCGTCGATCGTCGTCTACTACCTCTGGGCGACGGCCTACGTCGCGGTCGGCTTCTACCGCGGCGGCTGGATCGAGCGCACCCGGTCGATGATGGACGAGCGGGGAAGCACGACCGCGGAGGACTGACGGCGCGGGCGGCCGCGCTCACTCGCCGGCCTCGAGCGGCGCCGATCCGGCTTCGTCCGGCGTCTCGAGTAGCTCGCGATCCGTTCCCGAAAGCTCCAGCGCGAAGTCGGCGCCGAGCGCCCGGGCGGGGGTCTGGAATCCCGGCTCGATCCGCTCATCCGCGAGCACTCGCTCGGCGGCGCGCACCGCGGACTCGGCGGTCAGCGCGTACGGGTTGGGCGTTCGCAATCGACCGCGGACACACCGGCCGGTCCGGCCGTTCCGGACTTCACCCCAGACGACCGCGGTCTCCGTCGCCAGCGCGCGCTCGTCGGGGCCGTCGACGACGGCGTCGATCGCGCGGGTCGCGGCGCGTTCGACCGGTTCGCTCTCGAGGAGCCACCGCAGCGAGTCGGCGGCCGACAGCAGCGGTTCGGCCCGCGCGGGGAGGGCGCCGTACACCTCGACCGAGTCGATATCCGTGGTGTGGGCCGCGGTAACGACGTCGCCCGTCGGGATCGTGACGGCGTGTTGGGATCCGTCGCCGAAGTCGATCTCGCGGCTGCGGTAGGTCGCGGGCACGCTGAGCAGGCGGCCGTTCCGACGAACGACGCTCCCGTGATCCGCGAGTTCGACGAACGTCCGCGCGGTTCCCCGCGAGAAGGTGAGGTCGCCCTTGATTCCGAGCCGCAACCGGTCGCCGGCGGGGAATCGCTCGTGGAGGGTCGCCGCCAGACAGTCCGTCGGCACGACCTCGAAGC contains:
- a CDS encoding shikimate dehydrogenase, producing MDVFGLIGNPVGHSLSPPMHEAAYDDLGLEARYVTFEPASDEIEDAIRGADALGVRGLNVTIPFKRDVLELVDADELAARIGAVNTIDFSGDAPTGHNTDAAGALRALRDHDVDLEGADAVIVGAGGAGRAISFGLADAGGTVTIANRTESTARELADEVPGASERGLENLADPLADADVLVNATSVGMEEDATPVPADALHGDLAVMDAVYRPLETRLLRDAAAAGATTVDGAWMLLYQGVEAFELWTGREAPVAAMNEALRSRL
- a CDS encoding helix-hairpin-helix domain-containing protein — protein: MAILQKLKSLLGFDDSGSERGEREVGVTVERERTGTAEAEESAAADTDAAASTDSMTEPSDAPDEPAEPAEATGPDQTDAAPEEEKVPGGADVEEVTEETDEEPAEPTETETETETDAEADVDADAEPAAETDEQSDPVDVIKGIGPAYADRLADAGVETVADLADADAAELESETDISEKRIQGWIDRAQVR
- the pabB gene encoding aminodeoxychorismate synthase, component I; protein product: MSDPRVVTSVDSFRAAARGALESGGVAEATRTIRVPVEIRVEGVDPFSAYRRAREESGGVYLETTGGQPGWGYFGIDPVDRLTVGPDATAWERNGESPTLAALEGLLERDRLVRGDCDVPYPCGAVGWLSYDVARELEALPASAVDDRGLPRLELGVYDRLAAWKAPADATTDEITLRITACPRLSGDDVSTTDLEAAYERGRERALALARACLEGDPGIGEAPVDAAEANFESDCGRDAFADRVRRVKEYVRDGDTFQANVSQRLVAPAAVHPVAAYDALRRVNPAPYSGLLEFRSADLVSASPELLLDRDGDFVRTEPIAGTRPRGETPAEDDALEEELRTDEKERAEHAMLVDLERNDFGKVSEYGSVAVDEYRRVDRYSEVMHLVSNVTGRLRPNATLADAVAATFPGGTITGAPKPRTMEIIDELEATRRGPYTGSVGIFGFDGRATLSITIRTLVRHADEYHLRVGAGIVHDSVPNREYDETLDKARALLTAIDEALGERAEMALEADGGKGDE
- a CDS encoding anthranilate synthase component II, with the translated sequence MSDEHSTRERANPRRFAPREGEQQGSKPASDLSKRVLVIDNYDSFAYNLVQYVAEAIASAGPATSSQDVGEVADEVVVRRNDEIDLEGVRDLDPTGIVVSPGPGTPREAGVSIPLFAETEYPILGVCLGHQALCAAEGAPVVRAPHVVHGKPSTVSHDGEGLFAGLPETFQVGRYHSLAVEREDLPGTLVETARTTDERGVLMAVRHREKPHLGVQFHPESILTRGHEDAAEGDGTSLAAGKRMIANFCEFAAGRESTESNRG
- a CDS encoding aminotransferase class IV, giving the protein MDDELLYHVDGELVPAGEATVSVDDRGFRYGDAAFETLRAYGGTMFEWEAHLERLERTCDALSLEHGLSAADLRERVRETLAANGLADAYVRLSITRGVQPGKLTPQPEVDPTVVVYVAPLPCGGLEGESVWDGPATVRSVETRRVPDAALPAGAKTHNYLNGILARAELEGDADEALLFDLEGNVAEGATSNLFFVSDGALHTPTTDGDVLPGITREIVLELAGEIDVPTEEGRYGLEDVLAADEAFLTNRTWEIRPIGSIDGTGIGGGSLTERLANRYGERVERACYR
- a CDS encoding MATE family efflux transporter; this encodes MAEQFLRTLMRTTDVAVTGLFSPAAVAAVGLADLYARLPLRIGLGLGSGVIALSSQDTGSGATGNRDEAIAQAVLIGALAGIPFVLFGFLLGQWAIRILGAEAEVARTGGIYLAIIFATSPARHVAIIAARSIQGGGDTRTPMYVNGVSNALNIVGTVILGLGLGPAPELHIVGVGVATAFGNVFSALALVGVIHSSWTPAGFARPARLTITRQLLAISAPRIVEGMVTFALEFPFNSILLLFGTEVNAAYQIGRRVHQQLTAPLSRGYRTGTSIVVGQSLGDGDPARARYDGWAAAALGLVTVGSLGVVLFVRAEWLVALFTDDPGTLSYAAGFAKAYAAAAPVTVLYVVLAGALTSGSDTMTPLVARVTGMFFGMLGISYVVGIRLGYGVPAIYASIVVYYLWATAYVAVGFYRGGWIERTRSMMDERGSTTAED
- a CDS encoding saccharopine dehydrogenase family protein, with product MDSLLIYGSYGYTGRLVAREAVARGGSPTIAGREGRRVADQADEFGLEGRTVDLEADHLEAEIGSFDAVLNCAGPFVETAEPLARACLETGTDYLDVTGEFPVFERLRRKDEAARAARITLLPGVGFEVVPTDCLAATLHERFPAGDRLRLGIKGDLTFSRGTARTFVELADHGSVVRRNGRLLSVPATYRSREIDFGDGSQHAVTIPTGDVVTAAHTTDIDSVEVYGALPARAEPLLSAADSLRWLLESEPVERAATRAIDAVVDGPDERALATETAVVWGEVRNGRTGRCVRGRLRTPNPYALTAESAVRAAERVLADERIEPGFQTPARALGADFALELSGTDRELLETPDEAGSAPLEAGE